A single window of Plutella xylostella chromosome 25, ilPluXylo3.1, whole genome shotgun sequence DNA harbors:
- the LOC105382332 gene encoding JNK1/MAPK8-associated membrane protein → MSVVRTCPGLYCGRTQLDQEEWSECGACPRGFRTNATSHCEPCAAAPTLYDWQYLGFMVLLPLVLHWFFIDMCTIGKEKKSIIAQHICAFIEVASGTLGALMVLPPAGTVALHVCTPQALSDWYTLLHNPQPDYKEVLHCTQEAVYPLYTIILLIYAFSLLMTITLRPWLISMSAPNPGKKAIYCSLYFYPILVLIHTVAAGLIYYSFPYIVIIISMMTSASHFSVKIDQSAPALLMTSVTNTRNLVILIGHWLVHAYGIISLTGLVELWYLSLVPAPALFYILTAQFTDPMKIHND, encoded by the exons ATGTCAGTGGTACGAACGTGCCCCGGCCTGTACTGCGGGCGCACCCAACTGGACCAGGAGGAGTGGAGCGAGTGCGGCGCGTGCCCCCGCGGGTTCCGCACCAATGCGACCAGCCACTGTGAGCcgtgcgccgccgcccccaCTCTCTATGACTGGCAGTATCTCGGCTTCATGGTGCTCCTGCCGCTGGTCTTACACTGGTTCTTTATCGACATGTGCACTATTGGGAAAGA GAAGAAGAGTATAATAGCACAGCACATCTGTGCATTCATTGAGGTGGCATCCGGTACCCTCGGAGCCCTGATGGTGCTGCCACCGGCAGGGACCGTGGCCCTGCATGTGTGCACACCACAGGCGCTCTCTGACTGGTACACACTGCTGCACAACCCTCAGCCAGACTACAAGGAGGTCTTGCATTGCACGCAGGAGGCTGTTTATCCTTT GTATACAATCATCCTGCTAATCTATGCATTCAGTCTGCTGATGACGATAACTCTGAGACCGTGGCTGATATCAATGAGTGCCCCGAACCCCGGGAAAAAGGCCATTTACTGCTCACTCTACTTCTACCCAATATTAGTTCTGATCCACACAGTTGCTGCTGGTCTCATAT ATTATTCCTTCCCCTACATAGTGATCATAATATCAATGATGACGTCAGCGTCCCACTTCTCCGTCAAGATCGACCAATCAGCGCCGGCCTTGCTCATGACGTCCGTCACAAACACGAGAAATCTGGTGATACTGATTGGCCATTGGCTGGTTCACGCTTATGGCATTATTTCTCTAACGGGTTTGGTGGAGCTGTGGTATTTGTCCCTTGTGCCAGCTCCGGCGCTGTTTTATATCCTGACCGCACAGTTCACAGATCCTATGAAGATACATAATGATTGA